A single Streptomyces sp. Edi2 DNA region contains:
- the nuoF gene encoding NADH-quinone oxidoreductase subunit NuoF: MTVAAEHGGASRPDAGGETNPEKLLTPVLSAFWDQPEPWTLETYRRHEGYEGLRKALAMPPDDVIAYIKDSGLRGRGGAGFPTGMKWQFIPQGDGKPHYLVVNADESEPGTCKDIPLLFANPHSLIEGIVIACHAIRSHHAFIYLRGEVVPVLRRLHEAVREAYAAGFLGRNILGSGLDLDVIVHAGAGAYICGEETALLDSLEGRRGQPRLRPPFPAVAGLYACPTVVNNVESIASVPAIMNRGKDWFRSMGSEKSPGFTLYSLSGHVTRPGQYEAPLGVTLRQLLDMSGGMRRGHRLKFWTPGGSSTPMFTDEHLDVPLDYEGVGAAGSMLGTKALQCFDETTCVVRAVTRWTEFYAHESCGKCTPCREGTYWLVQLLRDIEAGKGRMDDLDKLNDIADNINGKSFCALGDGAASPIFSSLQYFREEYEQHITGKGCPFDPAKSTLWADNDAHLGVNA, encoded by the coding sequence ATGACAGTGGCAGCCGAACACGGGGGCGCCTCCCGGCCGGACGCCGGCGGGGAGACCAACCCCGAGAAGCTTCTGACGCCCGTCCTGTCCGCCTTCTGGGACCAGCCCGAACCCTGGACGCTGGAGACCTACCGTCGGCACGAGGGGTACGAGGGCCTGCGCAAGGCGCTCGCCATGCCCCCGGACGACGTCATCGCGTACATCAAGGACTCCGGGCTGCGTGGCCGCGGCGGCGCCGGCTTCCCCACCGGGATGAAGTGGCAGTTCATCCCGCAGGGCGACGGCAAACCGCACTACCTCGTCGTCAACGCCGACGAGTCGGAGCCCGGGACCTGCAAGGACATCCCGCTCCTCTTCGCGAACCCGCACTCCCTCATCGAGGGGATCGTGATCGCCTGCCATGCGATCCGGTCGCACCACGCCTTCATCTACCTGCGCGGCGAGGTCGTGCCCGTCCTGCGGCGGCTGCACGAAGCCGTGCGCGAGGCCTACGCGGCGGGTTTCCTCGGGCGGAACATCCTCGGCTCGGGACTCGACCTGGACGTGATCGTGCACGCGGGCGCCGGCGCGTACATCTGCGGTGAGGAGACCGCGCTGCTGGACTCGCTGGAGGGGCGTCGCGGACAGCCCCGGCTGCGTCCCCCCTTCCCGGCGGTGGCGGGCCTGTACGCCTGCCCCACTGTCGTGAACAACGTCGAGTCCATCGCCTCGGTTCCCGCGATCATGAACCGGGGCAAGGACTGGTTCCGGTCGATGGGCAGCGAGAAGTCCCCGGGCTTCACGCTCTACTCGCTCAGCGGCCATGTCACCCGCCCCGGCCAGTACGAGGCCCCGTTGGGCGTCACCCTGCGCCAGCTGCTGGACATGAGCGGCGGAATGCGCCGCGGCCACCGGCTGAAGTTCTGGACGCCGGGCGGCTCCTCGACGCCGATGTTCACCGACGAACACCTCGACGTCCCCCTGGACTACGAGGGCGTCGGCGCGGCCGGTTCGATGCTCGGCACCAAGGCGCTGCAGTGCTTCGACGAGACCACCTGCGTGGTGCGGGCGGTCACCCGCTGGACCGAGTTCTACGCGCACGAGTCCTGCGGCAAGTGCACGCCCTGCCGCGAAGGGACCTACTGGCTGGTGCAGTTGCTGCGCGACATCGAGGCCGGCAAGGGCCGGATGGACGACCTCGACAAGCTGAACGACATCGCCGACAACATCAACGGCAAGTCCTTCTGCGCCCTCGGCGACGGCGCCGCCTCGCCGATCTTCTCCTCCCTGCAGTACTTCCGCGAGGAGTACGAGCAGCACATCACCGGGAAGGGCTGCCCCTTCGACCCGGCCAAGTCGACCCTGTGGGCCGACAACGACGCTCACCTGGGGGTGAATGCATGA
- the nuoE gene encoding NADH-quinone oxidoreductase subunit NuoE — MPALPAPDYPVDVRARLEADAKEVIARYPGARSALLPLLHLVQAEEGHVTRTGIRFCAEMLDLTTAEVTAVSTFYSMYRRKASGDYQVGVCTNTLCAVMGGDAIFEDLKEHLGVGNGETTEDGAVTLEHIECNAACDFAPVVMVNWEFFDNQTPQSARQLVDDLRAGRSVRPTRGAPLCTFKDTARMLAGFPDERPGAVEATGGAGPASLIGLRLAKGEAVPGRGADHVIAPRTAETTDGATDATGGEPPSGHPAEEPPAGHPSSHDAPQQTSASDDQHPSGPAAEEGE; from the coding sequence ATGCCCGCACTCCCCGCCCCCGACTATCCGGTGGACGTACGGGCCCGGCTGGAAGCGGACGCCAAGGAGGTGATCGCCCGCTACCCCGGCGCGCGCTCGGCGCTGCTGCCGCTGCTGCACCTCGTCCAGGCCGAGGAAGGGCACGTCACCCGCACCGGCATCCGCTTCTGCGCCGAAATGCTCGACCTCACCACCGCCGAGGTCACCGCGGTCTCGACCTTCTACTCCATGTACCGCCGCAAGGCGAGCGGCGACTACCAGGTCGGAGTCTGCACCAACACGCTGTGCGCGGTGATGGGCGGCGACGCCATCTTCGAGGACCTCAAGGAGCACCTGGGCGTCGGCAACGGCGAGACCACCGAGGACGGCGCCGTCACCCTCGAACACATCGAGTGCAACGCGGCCTGCGACTTCGCCCCGGTCGTGATGGTCAACTGGGAGTTCTTCGACAACCAGACGCCACAGTCCGCCCGGCAGCTCGTCGACGACCTGCGGGCCGGCCGGAGCGTGCGGCCCACCCGCGGTGCGCCGCTGTGCACCTTCAAGGACACCGCCCGGATGCTCGCCGGCTTCCCGGACGAGCGTCCTGGCGCCGTCGAGGCCACCGGCGGAGCGGGCCCCGCCTCGCTGATCGGGCTGCGGCTCGCCAAGGGCGAGGCCGTCCCCGGCCGTGGCGCCGACCACGTCATCGCGCCGCGCACCGCCGAGACCACCGACGGGGCCACCGACGCGACCGGCGGCGAACCCCCGTCCGGCCACCCCGCCGAGGAGCCGCCCGCCGGGCACCCCAGCTCCCATGACGCACCGCAGCAGACCTCGGCCTCCGATGACCAGCACCCATCCGGCCCCGCAGCAGAGGAGGGGGAGTGA
- a CDS encoding NADH-quinone oxidoreductase subunit D, with translation MTTAPHSHSPNGHRTASDFDTTESLARETTEGTVYNVSGGDWDEIAAAAVKSDDERIIVNMGPQHPSTHGVLRLILEIDGETVTEARCGIGYLHTGIEKNLEFRTWTQGTTFVTRMDYLTPFFNETAYCLAVEKLLGITDQIPDRATVIRVLLMELNRLSSHLVAIATGGMELGATTIMIYGFRDRELILDLYELITGLRMNHAYIRPGGLAQDLPPGAVDQVREFVKKMRKNIPEYDKLATGNPVFKGRMEGIGYLDLAGCMATGATGPIVRSAGLPHDLRKTQPYCGYETYDFEVPTADTCDAYGRFLVRLEEMRQSLRIVEQCLDRLAPGPVMVADKKIAWPAQLALGPDGLGNSLDHIKKIMGTSMEALIHHFKLVTEGFRVPPGQTYAAVESPKGELGVHAVSDGGTRPYRVHFRDPSFTNLQAMAAMCEGGQVADVIVAVASIDPVMGGVDR, from the coding sequence ATGACTACTGCACCGCACTCCCACTCCCCGAACGGCCACCGCACCGCCAGCGACTTCGACACGACGGAGTCCCTGGCCCGGGAGACCACCGAGGGCACCGTCTACAACGTCTCCGGTGGCGACTGGGACGAGATCGCGGCCGCCGCCGTGAAGTCCGACGACGAGCGGATCATCGTCAACATGGGGCCGCAGCACCCCTCCACCCACGGCGTGCTCCGGCTGATCCTGGAGATCGACGGCGAGACCGTCACCGAGGCCCGCTGCGGCATCGGCTATCTGCACACCGGCATCGAGAAGAACCTCGAATTCCGGACCTGGACGCAGGGCACCACCTTCGTCACGCGCATGGATTACCTCACCCCCTTCTTCAACGAGACGGCCTACTGCCTGGCCGTGGAGAAGCTGCTGGGGATCACCGACCAGATCCCCGACCGGGCCACCGTCATCCGCGTGCTGCTGATGGAGCTCAACCGGCTGAGCTCCCACCTCGTGGCGATCGCCACCGGCGGGATGGAGCTGGGCGCCACCACGATCATGATCTACGGCTTCCGCGACCGCGAACTCATCCTCGATCTCTACGAGCTGATCACCGGCCTGCGGATGAACCACGCCTACATCCGGCCCGGCGGCCTCGCCCAGGACCTGCCCCCGGGCGCGGTCGACCAGGTGCGCGAGTTCGTGAAGAAGATGCGCAAGAACATCCCCGAGTACGACAAGCTCGCCACCGGCAACCCGGTCTTCAAGGGCCGGATGGAGGGCATCGGCTATCTCGACCTGGCCGGCTGCATGGCCACCGGCGCCACCGGGCCCATCGTGCGCTCCGCGGGACTGCCGCACGACCTGCGCAAGACGCAGCCGTACTGCGGTTACGAGACCTACGACTTCGAGGTGCCGACCGCCGACACCTGCGACGCGTACGGCCGGTTCCTGGTCCGGCTGGAGGAGATGCGCCAGTCGCTGCGGATCGTCGAGCAGTGCCTGGACCGGCTGGCGCCCGGCCCGGTGATGGTCGCGGACAAGAAGATCGCCTGGCCCGCCCAGCTGGCCCTCGGCCCGGACGGCCTGGGCAACTCCCTCGACCACATCAAGAAGATCATGGGCACCTCGATGGAGGCCCTGATCCACCACTTCAAGCTGGTGACCGAGGGCTTCCGGGTCCCGCCGGGACAGACGTACGCGGCCGTCGAGTCGCCCAAGGGCGAGCTGGGCGTGCATGCGGTCAGCGACGGCGGCACCCGCCCCTACCGGGTGCACTTCCGCGACCCGTCCTTCACCAACCTCCAGGCCATGGCGGCGATGTGCGAAGGCGGCCAGGTCGCCGACGTCATCGTCGCCGTCGCGTCCATCGACCCCGTGATGGGAGGCGTCGACCGGTGA
- a CDS encoding NADH-quinone oxidoreductase subunit C produces the protein MSEQKNPGEPDGENGTDDAVPAQRDDTGEAIATRRGMFGADNGGDTSGYGGLVRTVRLPGASSRPYGGPRGDGGGYGEFDEIADELEGALDEQGLVPENVIEKTVVDRAELTFHIERSYLPTVARTLRDDPALRFELCTGVSGVHFPGDTGRELHAVYHLRSITHNRLIRLEVSAPDADPHVPSLVEVYPTNDWHERETYDFFGIVFDGHPALTRIMMPDDWQGFPQRKDYPLGGIPVEYKGAQIPAPDQRRSYS, from the coding sequence GTGAGTGAGCAGAAGAACCCCGGCGAGCCGGACGGCGAGAACGGCACGGACGACGCCGTTCCCGCGCAGCGCGACGACACCGGCGAGGCGATCGCCACCCGCCGCGGCATGTTCGGCGCCGACAACGGCGGCGACACCAGCGGCTACGGCGGACTCGTCCGGACCGTCCGGCTGCCCGGCGCGAGCAGCCGCCCGTACGGCGGGCCCCGCGGCGACGGGGGAGGGTACGGAGAGTTCGACGAGATCGCCGACGAGCTGGAGGGCGCTCTCGACGAACAGGGCCTGGTCCCCGAGAACGTCATCGAGAAGACGGTCGTGGACCGCGCCGAGCTGACCTTCCACATCGAGCGCAGCTACCTGCCGACGGTCGCCAGGACCCTGCGCGACGATCCGGCGCTGCGCTTCGAGCTGTGTACGGGCGTGAGCGGAGTGCACTTCCCGGGCGACACGGGCCGCGAGCTGCACGCCGTCTACCACCTGCGCTCGATCACCCACAACCGGCTCATCCGGCTGGAGGTCTCCGCCCCGGACGCCGACCCGCACGTGCCCTCGCTGGTGGAGGTCTATCCGACCAACGACTGGCACGAGCGCGAGACCTACGACTTCTTCGGAATCGTTTTCGACGGCCATCCGGCGCTGACGCGGATCATGATGCCCGACGACTGGCAGGGCTTCCCGCAGCGCAAGGACTACCCGCTCGGCGGCATCCCCGTCGAGTACAAGGGCGCTCAGATTCCGGCTCCCGACCAGCGGAGGTCGTACAGCTGA
- a CDS encoding NADH-quinone oxidoreductase subunit B family protein, whose protein sequence is MGLEEKLPSGFLLTTVEQAAGWVRKSSVFPATFGLACCAIEMMTTGAGRYDLARFGMEVFRGSPRQADLMIVAGRVSQKMAPVLRQVYDQMPDPKWVISMGVCASSGGMFNNYAIVQGVDHIVPVDIYLPGCPPRPEMLMDAILKLHQKIQNTKLGVNQQQAAREAEEAALKALPLIEMKGLLQ, encoded by the coding sequence ATGGGACTTGAAGAGAAGCTGCCCAGCGGCTTTTTGCTGACCACTGTCGAACAGGCCGCGGGCTGGGTGCGCAAATCATCGGTCTTCCCCGCGACCTTCGGGCTGGCCTGCTGCGCCATCGAGATGATGACGACCGGCGCCGGGCGCTACGACCTGGCCCGCTTCGGCATGGAGGTCTTCCGCGGCTCCCCGCGGCAGGCGGATCTGATGATCGTGGCCGGCCGGGTGAGCCAGAAGATGGCCCCCGTTCTGCGGCAGGTCTACGACCAGATGCCGGACCCGAAGTGGGTGATTTCCATGGGGGTTTGCGCCTCATCAGGTGGAATGTTCAATAACTACGCGATTGTGCAGGGCGTCGACCACATCGTTCCCGTCGACATCTATCTGCCGGGCTGCCCGCCGCGCCCCGAGATGCTGATGGACGCCATCCTCAAGCTGCATCAGAAGATCCAGAACACCAAGCTCGGGGTCAATCAGCAGCAGGCCGCCCGCGAGGCGGAGGAGGCGGCGCTCAAGGCACTCCCGCTGATCGAGATGAAGGGGCTGCTGCAGTGA
- a CDS encoding NADH-quinone oxidoreductase subunit A, giving the protein MNAYAPILVLGALGAGFAIFSVVMATLVGPRRYNRAKLEAYECGIEPTPHPSGGGRFPIKYYLTAMLFIVFDIEIVFLYPWAVTFDALGLFGLVEMLLFALTVFVAYAYVWRRGGLEWD; this is encoded by the coding sequence GTGAACGCTTATGCGCCCATCCTCGTACTGGGAGCCCTCGGGGCAGGCTTTGCGATCTTCTCCGTCGTGATGGCCACCCTCGTCGGGCCCAGGCGTTACAACCGGGCCAAGCTCGAGGCGTACGAGTGCGGGATCGAGCCGACGCCACATCCGTCCGGTGGCGGTCGCTTCCCGATCAAGTACTACCTGACGGCGATGCTCTTCATCGTCTTCGACATCGAGATCGTCTTCCTCTACCCCTGGGCCGTCACCTTCGACGCCCTGGGGCTGTTCGGGCTCGTCGAGATGCTGCTCTTCGCGCTCACCGTCTTCGTCGCCTACGCCTATGTCTGGCGTCGTGGCGGCCTGGAATGGGACTAG